ATGGGGAGCCGCTGATGCCCCCAATTCTCCTGCCAAAAAAAACTCTACATCCACAAATAAATCGGCAAAAAACAGCGGCCTGCCAGCTGAAATCAGCAAGCTCTCTGTCATTGGGTCCGATGAAGTGGGGACAGGTGATTTTTTCGGTCCAATTACCGTTGTTGCTGCCTATGTAAAAAAAGACCAGATTCCTCTTTTAAAAGAACTGGGTGTGCGCGATTCAAAGGATTTAGGAGATGAAAAAATTATAGAGATCGCTAAAGTGATCAAAGACGTGGTTCCTTTCAGCCTGATGACATTGAAAAACGAAAAATATAATCAAGTACAGCAGCAAGGCATGTCACAAGGAAAAATGAAAGCCCTCCTTCATAATCAGGCCATTTTAAAAGTACTTAATAAAATATCTCCTGAAAAACCGGATGCCATCCTTATTGATCAATTTGTCCAGGCAAGTACATACTACCAACACTTAAAAGGCCAAAAATCCATTGCCAAGGATGATGTTTTTTTCAGTACGAAGGCAGAAGGTATTCATCTTGCAGTTGCAGCCGCCAGCATTCTTGCCCGTTATGCGTTTATTCAATACATGGATAAACTGAGTGAAGAGGCAGGTTTTGTGATTCCAAAAGGTGCAGGTGCAAAGGTTGATGAAGCAGCTGCCAAGCTCATTCTGAAAAAA
Above is a genomic segment from Neobacillus endophyticus containing:
- the rnhC gene encoding ribonuclease HIII codes for the protein MGNVVLVCDQNKILKMRDYYGKYLVEKTPPSSVFAAKTPSCMITAYQSGKVLFQGNACETEASKWGAADAPNSPAKKNSTSTNKSAKNSGLPAEISKLSVIGSDEVGTGDFFGPITVVAAYVKKDQIPLLKELGVRDSKDLGDEKIIEIAKVIKDVVPFSLMTLKNEKYNQVQQQGMSQGKMKALLHNQAILKVLNKISPEKPDAILIDQFVQASTYYQHLKGQKSIAKDDVFFSTKAEGIHLAVAAASILARYAFIQYMDKLSEEAGFVIPKGAGAKVDEAAAKLILKKGRSCLPSFVKLHFANTDKALALVNKKRN